TAGAACGGTCTTCTGTATTTACCAATCTAGCTGAAGGGCGTGCACCTCTAGTAAACTACTCACTCAATGGTCACAACTACACAATGGGATACTATCTTGCCGATGGTATATATCCTCAATGGGCAACATTCGTAAAAACAATTCATGCTccacaaggaaataaaagaaagaattttgcTGCATCTCAAGAGTCAGCAAGGAAGGATGTAGAGCGGGCATTTGGAGTACTTCAAGCGCGATTTGGTATTGTGCGTGGACCTGCACGTTTACACAAACCTGAAATGCTTAAAGAGATTATGATGGCGTGCATAATATTGCATAATATGATCGTTGAAGACGAGCGAGATTTATACCTTGGAGCAGATGACTTCGATTATGAACAAATCAATGAGATTCCACTCGAACCACCATCACATGAGCATACAGTTGAGTTTTTGGAATTCATACAAAATCATCATCGTATTAGAGATCGAGTAACTCATTCTCAACTCCAGTCGGACCTTGTCGAGCATTTATGGCAACTACATGGCCAATAAGaacttttgattttaaattttgtatgaTTGCACTATGggtaattgtatttttttttttttaatacctagtctattaacaaatatattaaaaactaCATGGCCTATAAGGAAGTTGGCGGTAGTGCACGTGACCAAATCCAGGCCTCCATTATAATTATGTCTATTGTCCAGTGTGTGCCATGTGAGTCATCTGCAaaagtttttgttaatgttaagAATCCAACCTTGTTGGATCCCACCAGACACCAAATCAGCcatgccattaaaaaaaaaaaaagaatggtaaTTGAAGAGTTTCCTTAAAACATAACAATTTCCTTTAGTTTAGGAGTGTTCTGTACAGCACATATGTAAGGTAGATAAAAAGGCTACCAAGATTACAGATAAAAAGGCTACCAAGATAAATTACATAAATCTAGGCTTAATCCCTAGAgatgaaaagacaaagaaaaaatctttgaaaatctgcaacaactcaaaattttcaaccaaaaattaTGGATCCTTTCTAGTTAACTCCTAGACTTCTTTCTTGACGACTTGGATGAAGGCTTGGGTTGCTCTGCAACTGCATTTTGTGAGGCTCCTTTGGAGGTAATAATCTCACCTGCTGAACATAGGCCAACTGGACGGCTATAGGAGCCAATTCAATCTCTATTTCGTCATCAGGCAAGTTCTCGTCCAATAGTGTTTCCTGACCAATTCTGATAGCAACAAGCACATTAGCGTCCATTATATCATCACTGTTCTACAGAAGTTTTTCCCCTTTTCCAATTTCACGTATGTGCACATAGTTCAGTTAATATCAATTCATTCCAcacttcaatatttgtttccTTCATATTCAGaggaaacaaaaagacaaaaaaagaaagtgcaTATAAAACTATCAGCGTTGATCCCTCCATCATCACTTCCTTCACAACATTTAAGATTAAAAGTGATGATGTTACAATGCAGGATATGATTTCCAGACTCCAAACATAACTTATTCAAACTGAATGTAAACTCCTCCCGAATCAGAGTTATTTCCTTATGAATGTCAACTTCCCAAAGTACTATTTGTAGTTACAAccaaaagtaaaagagaaaatagtTAAAACTACATGCTGCAAATGGCAAAGAAAGAACTTTTCATAAGTTAAGGAGCAACCATGATTCAAAAACAGAATACCAGGTTCTAAGAAGAAGCATTATAGAATCCTAG
This genomic interval from Corylus avellana chromosome ca3, CavTom2PMs-1.0 contains the following:
- the LOC132174209 gene encoding uncharacterized protein LOC132174209, which codes for MTAALRMLAYGVTADLMDEYLRIGESTAMECFKLFVQAVNSKFSTEYLRSPTQDDVARLLAIGASRGFPGMLGSIDCMHWKWKNCPNAWKGMYSGHIHEPTIILEAVASYDLWIWHAFFGLPGSHNDINVLERSSVFTNLAEGRAPLVNYSLNGHNYTMGYYLADGIYPQWATFVKTIHAPQGNKRKNFAASQESARKDVERAFGVLQARFGIVRGPARLHKPEMLKEIMMACIILHNMIVEDERDLYLGADDFDYEQINEIPLEPPSHEHTVEFLEFIQNHHRIRDRVTHSQLQSDLVEHLWQLHGQ